In Chloroflexota bacterium, the sequence ATTCTGCCGCTGGCCTTCATCATCATCGGCGACACCTTCAGCTTTGAACAACGCGCCCGCATGCAGGGCGTGTTCTCCGGCGTGTGGGGCGTGTCGTCCGTCGTCGGCCCGTTGCTCGGCGGCTTCCTGGTGGATACCGTCTCGTGGCACTGGGTCTTTTACATCAACCTCATCCCCGGCTTGCTGGCCGGAACGTTGGTGATGCTCTCGTTGGCGGACGGCGCCCGCAAGACGGCGGGCGTGGCGCAAGTGGACTTCCTCGGCGCGGGCGTGATGAGTGCCGGTGTTGTTGCGTTGTTGTTGGGGCTGTTTGAACTGGGCACGCCCGTCGGTTGGGGATTGCTGGCGACAGCGGCACTGCTCTTCGCCGCCTTGATCTGGATCGAGCGGCGAGCCGCCGATCCCATCCTGCCCCTGCTCATGTTCCGTGATCGTTTGTTTGCCGTCGCCTGCGGGCACGGCCTGTTGACCGGGTTCGCCATGTTCGGTAGCCTGGCCTTTGTGCCGCTGTTCGTGCAGGCCGTGCTGGGAACCAGCGCCACCGTCGCCGGTTCCACCTTGACCCCAATGCTGATCAGTTGGGTCATCGCCAGCATCGTCAGTAGCCGTCTCTTGCTGGCGGTGAGCTACCGCTCGTTGGCTCTGTTCGGCATGTGCCTGCTCACGTTGGGCACGTTCCTGATGACCCGGATCGGCGTCGCCGTCTCTCAGATCAACCTGATCATCTATTTGGGCATGATGGGCGTCGGCATGGGCTTTTCGATCCCGTCATTCCTCATCGCCGTGC encodes:
- a CDS encoding MFS transporter; amino-acid sequence: MSRQRIIALTLGIMLSIFMASMEATVVATAMPTIVSQLGGLASYSWVFSAYMLASTTTVPLFGKFSDLYGRRPVYAVSMTLFLAGSLLCGLAGSMEQLIFFRVVQGLGAGGILPLAFIIIGDTFSFEQRARMQGVFSGVWGVSSVVGPLLGGFLVDTVSWHWVFYINLIPGLLAGTLVMLSLADGARKTAGVAQVDFLGAGVMSAGVVALLLGLFELGTPVGWGLLATAALLFAALIWIERRAADPILPLLMFRDRLFAVACGHGLLTGFAMFGSLAFVPLFVQAVLGTSATVAGSTLTPMLISWVIASIVSSRLLLAVSYRSLALFGMCLLTLGTFLMTRIGVAVSQINLIIYLGMMGVGMGFSIPSFLIAVQSTVEKRSMGVATSTLQFSRSIGGTLGVSMMGAALGGWLISNLKAAGLESAAVSVDSLLDPIARSASSALLNEALKNALAGAIQGVFVIAFIAAALGLAITALTPKGNIAQLATRQAEKVEQPAL